Within the Gracilinema caldarium DSM 7334 genome, the region GCCATAACACGGCAGGCACTCATTCGGGGTCTTTCAGAACCACAACAATCCCGCTCAGGCCTCACACAGGGAGCTGCCTATAGGTATCTACGCAGCTCTAACAGAATAGTACGGGACCCCTTCTTTCATCGTACTGTTGCCTATGCTCTTTCAATAAATGAAGTGAATGCCTGTGGTGGTAAAATTGTAGCCTTTCCTACTGCGGGCTCAAGCGGTATCGTGCCGGCAGTTATTTGGGCCTACTGGGATTCCTTTGTTCCAGAAGAGTCCAAAGCTGCAACTGAAACAAATTCGGAAACGAGGGTGATTTCGGTCCCGCGTTCCCTAGATCCTCCCTATAGCAGATCCTTGCGTTCTGCCTTTCTCATAGCAAGCCTCGTTGGAATCTTCATTGCCCAGGGTGCCACCCTCGCAGGGGCTGAAGGGGGCTGTCAGGCAGAATGTGGTTCTGCCGGTGCCATGGCTGCAGCTGCCTTAGCTTCGTTACAGGGTGCGAGCTTGGAGACCTGCTTTCATGCGGCAGCCCTTTCGTTAAAAAACGCTTTGGGTCTTGCCTGTGACCCCGTGGCGGGTCTTGTGGAAGTTCCCTGTGTTAAACGGAACGGTTTCATGGCAACAAATGCCCTTACTGCGGTGGAACTGGCCCTGGC harbors:
- a CDS encoding L-serine ammonia-lyase, iron-sulfur-dependent, subunit beta, whose translation is MKYQFSTLKELYEILESERLTIDEYLLQREAFLSGKNLELVIAELDRRIAITRQALIRGLSEPQQSRSGLTQGAAYRYLRSSNRIVRDPFFHRTVAYALSINEVNACGGKIVAFPTAGSSGIVPAVIWAYWDSFVPEESKAATETNSETRVISVPRSLDPPYSRSLRSAFLIASLVGIFIAQGATLAGAEGGCQAECGSAGAMAAAALASLQGASLETCFHAAALSLKNALGLACDPVAGLVEVPCVKRNGFMATNALTAVELALAGIQSRIPFEEVIQAMKQIGESLPASIRESAEGGLAVTPTGLYYKKLIMGGE